The Nitrospirota bacterium genomic sequence GAGACATTGAAGCAGACCGCACCGGGCCGTGCTGACCAAGTAGGCTGGTATATGGTAGAGATTTCCAATCCCAGACAGTCTGCTGAAGTTTCCGCAAGGATTGATACAATGTTCAGGAACTCCCTTGCAGAGACATTGACAGAGACTGAAAAAGCGTTTCAGCTGAGCTTCATATCGATGACTGAGGCGATCGTTATCGCCATACAGCTCGTTTCTTTTGTAATCATCTTCATAATCATGGCGGTTGTCGCAAATACCATGGCGATGACAGCCAGGGAGCGTATCGGTGAGTACGCGGTATTCAAGACGCTCGGGTTTGGCGCGTTTCACATTTCCGGACTGATATTCGGGGAGTCGATCGCCATAACCATGACAGGGGCCTGCCTGGGCATTGCGCTGACGTTTCCGGTTGCGGGGATTTTTGCCAGGCAGCTCAGCAATTTTTTCCCTGTATTCATTGTTGAGACAGAGACAATCTATCTTCAGCTCGCTGCCTCTGTCCTTGTTGCGCTCGTCGCAGCGGTATTGCCGACATGGAGGGCAGTCAATATCCGGATAGCGGACGGACTGAGAAGAATAG encodes the following:
- a CDS encoding ABC transporter permease, with the protein product MHILKLILKNSFRHKLRTSLTVLGVTIAILSFGLLRTVISAWYAGVEASSASRLVTRNAISLIFPLPLSYKEKVRQIEGVKAVSYGTWFGGIYIDEKNFFANYAVEPKTYLAMYPEIIVPHDQMADVLRDRKAAVAGQKLAKRFGWKIGDMVTLRGTIFPGNWDFNLKAIYQGRDETVDETAFFFHWDYLNETLKQTAPGRADQVGWYMVEISNPRQSAEVSARIDTMFRNSLAETLTETEKAFQLSFISMTEAIVIAIQLVSFVIIFIIMAVVANTMAMTARERIGEYAVFKTLGFGAFHISGLIFGESIAITMTGACLGIALTFPVAGIFARQLSNFFPVFIVETETIYLQLAASVLVALVAAVLPTWRAVNIRIADGLRRIG